A single genomic interval of Juglans regia cultivar Chandler chromosome 1, Walnut 2.0, whole genome shotgun sequence harbors:
- the LOC109006066 gene encoding protein disulfide isomerase-like 2-3: MRTKRALAISRPIFFFLCFFAFNFNLCHALYGPSSPVVQLNPSNFKAKVLNSNGIVLVEFFAPWCGHCQALTPIWEKAAAVLKGVATVAALDADAHQSLAQEYGIKGFPTIKVFAPGKPPVDYQGARDVKPIAEFALQQLKALLKERLSGKATGGSNGKSEPSASVELNSHNFDELVLKSKELWIVEFFAPWCGHCKKLAPEWKKASNNLMGKVKLGHVDCDSEKSLMSRFNVQGFPTILVFGADKDSPIPYEGARTASAIESFALVQLETNIAPPEVTELTGTDVMEEKCGSAAICFVAFLPDILDSKAEGRNKYIQQLLTVAEKFRRSPYSYVWAAAGRQPDLEKRVGVGGYGYPALVALNVKKGAYAPLKSAFELDQIVEFVKEAGRGGKGNLPLDGAPVIVKTEPWDGKDGEIIEEDEFSLEELMGEDATNKDEL, encoded by the exons ATGAGAACGAAGAGAGCATTGGCCATATCTCGaccaatcttcttcttcttatgctTTTTTGCATTCAATTTCAATCTCTGTCACGCGCTCTACGGACCATCTTCACCAGTGGTTCAGCTAAACCCTTCCAACTTCAAGGCCAAG GTTCTGAATTCGAATGGAATTGTTCTGGTTGAGTTTTTTGCGCCATGGTGTGGCCACTGTCAGGCTCTAACGCCTATATGGGAAAAGGCTGCCGCCGTATTGAAAGGTGTCGCCACTGTGGCAGCACTCGATGCTGATGCACACCAGTCCCTTGCTCAG GAATATGGGATTAAAGGATTTCCTACCATAAAGGTGTTTGCACCTGGAAAGCCTCCAGTAGATTACCAAGGAGCTAGAGATGTCAAACCCATTGCAGAATTTGCACTTCAACag CTAAAGGCACTTCTAAAGGAACGATTAAGTGGAAAAGCAACCGGAGGATCAAATGGAAAATCTGAACCAAGTGCTTCAGTGGAATTGAATTCCCACAATTTTGATGAATTGGTGCTTAAAAGTAAGGAACTTTGGATTGTCGAGTTTTTTGCACCCTG gtGTGGACATTGTAAAAAATTGGCTCCTGAGTGGAAGAAGGCTTCTAATAACTTGATGGGCAAGGTGAAGCTAGGTCATGTTGACTGCGACTCAGAAAAG TCTCTGATGAGCAGGTTCAATGTTCAAGGGTTTCCCACCATCTTGGTATTTGGTGCTGACAAAGATAGCCCAATCCCCTATGAGGGTGCAAGAACTGCCTCAGCAATTGAATCATTTGCTCTTGTGCAACTGGAAACAAATATTGCACCTCCTGAAGTGACTGAGCTGACTGGCACT GATGTCATGGAGGAGAAATGCGGTTCAGCTGCCATCTGTTTTGTTGCTTTCCTGCCTGACATTTTGGATTCCAAGGCTGAAGGGAGGAACAAGTACATTCAGCAGTTATTAACTGTTGCAGAGAAGTTCAGAAGGAGTCCATACAG CTATGTCTGGGCAGCAGCTGGTAGGCAGCCAGATCTAGAGAAGCGTGTAGGTGTTGGTGGGTATGGTTATCCTGCTTTGGTAGCCTTGAACGTGAAGAAAGGTGCATATGCCCCACTTAAGAGTGCATTTGAACTTGACCAGATTGT AGAGTTTGTGAAGGAAGCTGGACGTGGAGGAAAGGGCAATTTGCCTCTGGATGGCGCTCCCGTGATTGTGAAAACGGAACCTTGGGATGGTAAAGATGGAGAGATCATTGAAGAGGATGAATTTTCCCTCGAAGAACTCATGGGGGAAGACGCTACCAACAAGGATGAGTTATGA